The following are encoded in a window of Magnolia sinica isolate HGM2019 chromosome 11, MsV1, whole genome shotgun sequence genomic DNA:
- the LOC131218737 gene encoding uncharacterized protein LOC131218737, with product MVAIAAEALMAGKTAGEVGLLLGPLTEFGACGTRHDGSLVTSKLIHNESFFNEGLLVCETDTSGPTITLYLSPGEWGRQTPISTCHLCWHHDLLDLKNRMNFG from the exons ATGGTGGCGATCGCGGCAGAGGCTCTGATGGCCGGAAAGACGGCGGGAGAGGTGGGGCTACTACTCGGCCCGCTGACCGAGTTCGGAGCCTGCGGTACTCG CCATGATGGGAGCCTTGTGACGAGCAAGCTGATCCACAATGAGTCCTTTTTCAACGAGGGACTGCTTGTGTGCGAAACGGATACCTCTGGTCCCACCATAACCCTGTACTTATCTCCTGGCGAATGGGGCCGGCAGACTCCAATATCCACTTGCCACCTTTGTTGGCATCATGATCTTCTTGATCTCAAGAATCGTATGAATTTTGGTTGA